The Candidatus Zixiibacteriota bacterium genome includes the window TCAACAAGACCATGGACTTCGAAACGTTTATCGACTTCGGGCCGGGTGACATCTCGACCAAGTATTCGGCGCTGTTGTCAAAGGTCGTGCGCTCGAAGGACGATCTGATCAAGATGCCGATCAACGAGCCGTACGAGGGGATCGGCAAATCGCAGATCGAGGAGTACATCGAGCATTACCACGGCGCGGGGATTCAGCACATCGCGCTGTACACGGACAATATTCTCGAGACGATCGAGTCACTGCGGGAGAACGGCGTGGAATTCTTGCAGGTTCCGGATACGTACTACGACGCGCTCAAGACGAAGAATATGGGCATCCGCGAAGACCTCGACGAATTGAAGCGGCTGCGGATTCTGTGTGATGCGTCGGTCGAGGGGAGCGGCTATCTGCTGCAGTTGTTCACCAAGCCGATCGGTGATCGCCCGACGTTTTTCTTTGAGGTGATTCAGCGGGTGAACGGCGCGAAAGGATTCGGGCAGGGGAATTTCCAGGCGCTGTTTGAGGCGATAGAACAGGATCAGATGCTGCGCGGGACGCTGATGCGGACGTAGGGCCCTCACCCCCGACCCCTCTCCCAGGGGGAGAGGGGAGATGGAATCACTACTGCGAAGGCGGGAAGACCT containing:
- a CDS encoding VOC family protein; protein product: NKTMDFETFIDFGPGDISTKYSALLSKVVRSKDDLIKMPINEPYEGIGKSQIEEYIEHYHGAGIQHIALYTDNILETIESLRENGVEFLQVPDTYYDALKTKNMGIREDLDELKRLRILCDASVEGSGYLLQLFTKPIGDRPTFFFEVIQRVNGAKGFGQGNFQALFEAIEQDQMLRGTLMRT